ATTTAACACAATCATTTCTTGATTCTTTTGAAGATCCCGATGCCATCGAAGATTTGGAAATGGCTATCAAAAACCTCTCTAAGTGATCATAAAAGTGCATTAAATCGGAACTATTGAATTTTGGCTATCTACTTTTATTATCTCTCACCTTAAACTGAATAGCCGGCCTATTAATGCAGAAATTAGATAGAACTTCTTTGTAAGGAATTGGGCTTAGTCGGCTCTTACTTAAAAGGACCGAATAGAAATCTTGTAGCCTACTTGCCTTAATGTGCAGTTATTTTAGCATGATGTCTTCTGCTCCTTTGCAGCCAATTAGGACGAACCAAAGTCATCTAATGCTGCGAGTATAGGGCCCAGTGTTTTTCCTTTCTTTGACAAATCATAATAGACTTCAGGTGGGAATCCATTTACTTCACGCCTGACTATTAAATCCTGTTCCTCCATTTGCCTGAGTTGTTCGGTAAGTACTTTTTTTGACACCTTTGGTATTGAACGCCAAAGTTCATTAAAACGAAATTCTCCCTCATGAAAAAGATAATGCAGGATTAGTGGCTTCCACTTACCTGATACCATATCAAGCGCCTTCCTTAATCCACAGTTCTCAAACTCTTTGTAATTCATCTTTTCAAAAAACCAGATTACCTGAAAGTAACCGTCTTGGTAAGTCTTTATTTATGCTTTAGGTTCATGCCAAAAAAAAGTAAAAACCTATGAAATTACAACTTTGGCGCAACGCAACTTTACAACTCAAAATCCACAATAGTACGTTTCTTATCGACCCAATGCTCGGAGGTAAAGGCACGTTAGGAAAGTTTCCCTGGACCAGTGATCAGAGAGAAAATCCACTTGTTGAACT
The DNA window shown above is from Balneola sp. MJW-20 and carries:
- a CDS encoding winged helix-turn-helix transcriptional regulator; amino-acid sequence: MNYKEFENCGLRKALDMVSGKWKPLILHYLFHEGEFRFNELWRSIPKVSKKVLTEQLRQMEEQDLIVRREVNGFPPEVYYDLSKKGKTLGPILAALDDFGSS